From the genome of Vicia villosa cultivar HV-30 ecotype Madison, WI linkage group LG2, Vvil1.0, whole genome shotgun sequence, one region includes:
- the LOC131650259 gene encoding uncharacterized protein LOC131650259 — MPDVHILVNDFVNQLKKRKIEGSQATAKQTAELLRSVISQQRLPQTNQATALINAVRVVGEKLIAANPVELAVGNIARRVLHIIREEDLSLATAAIAGLELSAVSDDEDDVDRDDYPVLSAAAVAAAARSTLRPPSLQTLLEDTPITAAIPHTSSSGGDSEGKSRSIDKSSRGRKLKHDVIEAVNELIQDISTCYEQIAEQAVEHIHQNEVILTLGSSKTVLEFLCAAKEKKRSFKVFVAEGAPRYQGHLLAKELAARGLQTTVITDSAVFAMISRVNMVIVGAHAVMANGGVIAPVGLNMVALAAQRHAVPFVVLAGSHKLCPLYPHNPEVLLNELRSPSELLDFGEFSDCMDSASGGGSLHVVNPTFDYVPPKLVSLFITDTGGHNPSYMYRLIADYYSADDLVVKRRPATGI; from the exons ATGCCGGATGTTCATATCCTTGTTAATGATTTTGTGAATCAGCTTAAAAAACG TAAAATTGAAGGTTCTCAGGCCACGGCAAAGCAGACAGCAGAGTTGCTTCGGTCTGTGATTTCACAACAGAGGTTGCCTCAAACAAATCAGGCCACAGCTCTGATTAATGCAGTAAGGGTTGTGGGGGAGAAGCTTATCGCTGCTAATCCTGTTG AGCTTGCTGTGGGAAATATTGCGAGGCGAGTTTTGCATATTATAAGGGAGGAGGATCTTTCCCTTGCCACAGCTGCTATAGCTGGTTTGGAACTATCAGCTGTAAGTGACGATGAAGATGACGTGGATCGAGATGATTATCCTGTTTTATCTGCTGCTGCGGTTGCAGCTGCTGCAAGAAGCACCTTGCGTCCACCATCATTGCAAACTCTTCTAGAGGATACGCCTATTACAGCAGCCATTCCACACACATCTTCTTCAGGGGGTGATTCTGAAGGGAAAAGTAGAT CTATTGATAAGAGTTCAAGAGGTCGGAAGTTGAAGCATGATGTCATTGAAGCAGTTAATGAACTTATTCAAGACATATCTACTTGCTATGAACAAATAGCTGAACAAGCAGTAGAGCACATTCATCAAAA TGAGGTAATTTTAACGCTAGGAAGTTCAAAGACAGTGTTGGAATTTCTTTGTGCTgcaaaggagaaaaagagatcaTTTAAGGTCTTCGTTGCCGAAGGTGCCCCAAG ATATCAGGGACATCTCCTTGCAAAAGAATTGGCTGCTAGAGGCTTACAGACCACAGTGATTACTGATTCTGCAGTTTTCGCCATGATTTCCCGAGTGAACATG GTTATTGTTGGAGCTCATGCTGTCATGGCTAATGGTGGAGTCATTGCCCCAGTTGGATTAAATATGGTTGCACTTGCAGCTCAAAGGCATGCTGTTCCTTTTGTTGTACTTGCTGGAAGTCACAAG TTGTGCCCTTTGTATCCACACAATCCTGAAGTCCTATTAAATGAGCTGAGATCCCCGTCTGAGCTACTTGACTTTGGGGAGTTCTCGGATTGCATGGATTCTGCAAGTGGTGGAGGTTCTCTTCATGTGGTAAACCCAACATTCGATTATGTGCCACCAAAACTTGTTAGTCTCTTTATTACTGACAC aGGAGGGCATAACCCATCATACATGTACCGGCTCATTGCTGATTACTATTCAGCTGATGATTTGGTTGTGAAACGAAGACCTGCTACTGGGATTTGA